Proteins from a single region of Haloarcula laminariae:
- a CDS encoding NUDIX hydrolase — MSEPFLEATISIRGVIRRPDGAVLLVREADTGNWELPGGRIRPDEEVRNCLRREIREETGLSVRVHLPVKTYSWQNGSGEGRFAVYYRCTADDDGVTLSSEHTEATWADDETASARLSEPQWAAVELSESPRNGDCNGGH, encoded by the coding sequence ATGAGCGAGCCGTTTCTGGAAGCGACGATAAGCATACGCGGCGTCATCCGCCGCCCCGACGGCGCGGTCCTGCTGGTGCGGGAGGCGGACACCGGCAACTGGGAGCTGCCGGGCGGGCGCATCCGGCCCGACGAGGAGGTGCGGAACTGCCTCCGACGGGAGATTCGGGAGGAGACCGGGCTCTCCGTGCGCGTCCACCTGCCGGTCAAGACCTACTCGTGGCAGAACGGGTCCGGGGAGGGTCGGTTCGCGGTCTACTACCGCTGTACGGCCGACGACGATGGCGTGACACTGAGCTCCGAACACACCGAGGCGACGTGGGCCGACGACGAGACCGCCTCGGCGCGGCTGAGCGAACCTCAGTGGGCGGCGGTCGAGCTATCGGAGTCGCCCCGGAACGGCGACTGCAACGGGGGCCACTGA
- a CDS encoding amphi-Trp domain-containing protein: MTEKTLFESEQLMGRDAVADYLRTLADSLESGSDVTLRAGEQSVTMHPPSEVEFEVTAEREGPTDGDGELSIEVELEWPENASQGGGLSIE, translated from the coding sequence ATGACAGAAAAGACGCTGTTCGAAAGCGAACAGCTGATGGGACGGGACGCCGTCGCGGACTACCTCCGGACGCTCGCGGACTCGCTGGAGTCCGGTTCCGACGTGACGCTGCGGGCGGGCGAGCAGTCCGTGACCATGCATCCGCCGAGCGAGGTCGAGTTCGAGGTCACGGCCGAGCGCGAGGGACCGACGGACGGGGACGGCGAACTCAGCATCGAGGTCGAACTGGAGTGGCCCGAGAACGCGAGTCAGGGCGGCGGCCTCTCCATCGAGTAG
- a CDS encoding Gfo/Idh/MocA family protein produces MTELAVGVVGAGWMATDYHIPAFTSHPRTRAVAVAERDDDRRGAVERELSLPGYADVAAMLSAHDLDVVSICTPPSTHEEIFLAAVEAGCHVLCEKPLALTAESARRMADAAEERGVVTQVGYLHRYYRNYERAMELLANDLLGDIVEVTVAHHSAPPSVGWYYNPALSGGGVARDLFPHTLDVLFELFDDAPEVTDASVRYLRDRPVEDAARASLDFDGVPVDISTTWTQSEGVSRVLVVGTEGWLEFDSMELEGDVHGRPFEFRQGESSLVDIGVATLFPASDEDAHTARIHDFADHAADGDTATVAPARRGVAVAEVIDTVYDRCGVDWEGER; encoded by the coding sequence ATGACCGAACTGGCCGTCGGCGTCGTCGGCGCCGGCTGGATGGCGACCGACTACCACATACCGGCCTTTACCAGCCACCCGCGGACGCGCGCGGTCGCCGTCGCCGAGCGGGACGACGACCGCCGGGGGGCCGTCGAGCGCGAGCTGTCGCTCCCCGGTTACGCAGACGTCGCCGCGATGCTTTCGGCCCACGACCTCGATGTCGTCAGCATCTGCACGCCGCCGAGCACGCACGAGGAGATATTTCTGGCCGCCGTGGAGGCGGGCTGTCACGTCCTTTGTGAGAAACCGCTGGCGCTGACGGCCGAGAGCGCCCGGCGGATGGCGGACGCCGCCGAGGAGCGCGGCGTCGTCACGCAGGTGGGCTATCTCCACCGGTACTACCGGAACTACGAGCGCGCGATGGAGCTGCTCGCGAACGACCTCCTCGGCGACATCGTCGAGGTGACTGTCGCCCACCACTCGGCGCCGCCGTCCGTCGGGTGGTATTACAACCCGGCGCTGTCGGGCGGTGGCGTCGCCCGCGACCTGTTCCCTCACACGCTCGACGTCCTCTTCGAACTGTTCGACGACGCCCCCGAGGTGACCGACGCGAGCGTCCGGTATCTCCGGGACCGACCGGTCGAGGACGCCGCCCGCGCCTCGCTCGACTTCGACGGCGTCCCGGTCGACATCTCGACGACGTGGACACAGAGCGAGGGCGTCAGTCGCGTCCTCGTGGTCGGCACCGAGGGGTGGCTGGAGTTCGATTCGATGGAGCTTGAGGGGGATGTCCACGGCCGACCGTTCGAGTTCCGGCAGGGCGAGTCCTCGCTGGTCGATATCGGCGTCGCCACGCTCTTTCCGGCCAGCGACGAGGACGCCCACACCGCACGCATCCACGACTTCGCCGACCACGCGGCCGACGGCGACACGGCGACGGTCGCGCCGGCGCGTCGCGGCGTGGCCGTCGCTGAGGTCATCGATACGGTGTACGACCGCTGTGGCGTCGACTGGGAGGGCGAGCGATGA
- a CDS encoding AI-2E family transporter, with the protein MAEYDVDIDWPRAFWIGFGVVLAAVMLFVTYSFIGTFVFGVFIYYATRPLYRRVQRRVRQRTVSALLSLFLLALPVLALLYYTIAIAVQEFTRFAQTTDVGPYADAVEPYINVSEVVQNPQALLSDAAGPGTIVDTLGQFVGYLGVVGTGLVHAFVMFALAFYLLRDGPRLAEWGKRFLDRRGVLDRYFHEVDRSFHKVFYGNILNAIVTGAIGAIAFSLVDFAAPAGFAVPYPALTGLLAGAASLIPIIGMKIVYVPMALYLAVDAGLDGGEWGFVALFVGVAFVVVDTIPDLVVRPYVSGGGSLPLGPFGRREPAPERDSNPGLHTGTLMFAYVLGPFLFGWYGLFLAPMILVLVAHFARTVLPVIVEGEAPPTGIDPTNLVGEEVGDPEVDNVTDTKRSDDAAPTSGTEELS; encoded by the coding sequence ATGGCTGAGTACGACGTGGATATCGACTGGCCACGTGCGTTCTGGATTGGCTTTGGCGTCGTGCTGGCTGCCGTGATGCTGTTCGTTACGTACTCGTTCATCGGCACGTTCGTCTTCGGCGTCTTCATCTACTACGCGACGCGGCCGCTGTACCGCCGGGTCCAGCGCCGGGTGAGACAGCGGACGGTGTCGGCGCTGCTCTCGCTGTTCCTGCTCGCGCTCCCGGTGCTCGCACTGCTGTACTACACCATCGCCATCGCCGTCCAGGAGTTCACCCGGTTCGCCCAGACGACGGACGTCGGGCCCTACGCCGACGCCGTCGAGCCGTATATCAACGTCTCCGAGGTCGTCCAGAACCCCCAGGCCCTCCTCTCGGACGCCGCCGGCCCCGGAACGATCGTCGACACGCTGGGGCAGTTCGTCGGCTACCTCGGCGTCGTCGGCACGGGGCTGGTCCACGCGTTCGTGATGTTCGCGCTCGCGTTCTACCTGCTCCGGGACGGCCCGCGGCTCGCCGAGTGGGGCAAGCGGTTTCTCGACCGCCGCGGGGTGCTCGACCGGTACTTCCACGAGGTCGACCGGAGCTTCCACAAGGTGTTCTACGGGAACATCCTGAACGCCATCGTCACCGGCGCCATCGGGGCTATCGCGTTCAGCCTCGTCGACTTCGCCGCACCGGCCGGCTTCGCGGTGCCGTACCCGGCCCTGACGGGACTGCTCGCGGGCGCGGCGAGTCTCATCCCCATCATCGGGATGAAGATAGTCTACGTGCCGATGGCGCTGTATCTCGCCGTCGACGCGGGCCTCGACGGCGGGGAGTGGGGGTTCGTCGCGCTGTTCGTCGGCGTCGCGTTCGTCGTCGTGGACACGATACCGGACCTCGTCGTCCGGCCGTACGTCTCGGGCGGGGGCTCGCTCCCGCTGGGCCCGTTCGGGCGGCGCGAGCCGGCGCCGGAGCGCGACTCGAACCCCGGGCTCCACACGGGGACGCTGATGTTCGCCTACGTCCTGGGGCCGTTCCTCTTTGGCTGGTACGGGCTCTTTCTCGCGCCGATGATTCTGGTGCTGGTCGCTCACTTCGCCAGAACCGTCCTCCCGGTCATCGTCGAGGGGGAGGCTCCGCCCACCGGCATCGACCCGACGAACCTGGTAGGCGAGGAAGTGGGTGACCCGGAGGTGGACAACGTGACAGACACGAAGCGGAGCGACGACGCGGCGCCTACGTCGGGTACCGAGGAGCTTTCCTAG
- a CDS encoding LamG domain-containing protein, which produces METDPPPTDIDGTMSRRTMLKLAGIAAATTGTAGCLWQSDSSADRLGYGGVPWRLDGGVPAALLATNALSLVGPTGGLVGHWPLDGSGDTAADVAGGNDGAVRGTPEQGVAGVYDTTGYAFGSGADDFVEVADAGALTPTAALSFGGWFRTTSGANEQTVLQKADARYGETGYAVDVQTPNSLRAHVGVESGRASANAFGLDTHDGEWHHVCCTWVGSRLVMYLDGEEVDRDSSQSGDVVHSDRPLYIGYGDNGYTSYYAMDGAIDDVRVYDRALDSGDVADLYGGVETTTPTPTGTATPTPTPTETATPTPTPTPTQTATPTPTPTATPTPTPTPTPTPTPTPTPTPTEPSTRPTPVARWAFAETGGTTVADSAGSNDGFVRGSPTLDTAGVFDTSGIAVGPEDYVEIPDAGALTPTAALSFGGWYRTTSGANEQTVLQKADARYGEAGYAVDVQTPNSLRAHVGVESGRASVNPSVATHDGEWHHVCCTWDGAALVMYLDGEEVDRDGSQSGTVVPSGRSLYVGYGDNGYTSYYPMDGAIDDVRVYDVALTADQVGALVADITTEDPTPTPTETDTATATPIPSAEFGERGYGSYGYGGATDGDTQ; this is translated from the coding sequence ATGGAAACAGACCCGCCACCAACCGATATCGACGGCACGATGTCCCGACGGACGATGCTGAAACTCGCCGGCATCGCCGCCGCAACGACCGGGACGGCCGGCTGTCTCTGGCAGTCGGACTCGTCGGCGGACCGGCTCGGCTACGGCGGCGTCCCGTGGCGACTCGACGGCGGGGTGCCGGCGGCGTTGCTCGCCACGAACGCGCTCTCGCTCGTCGGCCCCACCGGCGGGCTGGTCGGCCACTGGCCCCTCGACGGGAGCGGCGACACCGCCGCCGACGTGGCCGGCGGCAACGACGGCGCCGTCCGCGGGACCCCTGAACAGGGGGTGGCGGGCGTCTACGATACGACTGGGTACGCGTTCGGCAGCGGTGCCGACGACTTCGTCGAGGTCGCGGACGCGGGGGCGTTGACGCCGACGGCGGCGCTGTCCTTCGGCGGATGGTTCCGGACAACGAGCGGCGCGAACGAGCAGACGGTGCTCCAGAAGGCCGACGCCCGCTACGGCGAGACGGGCTACGCCGTCGACGTGCAGACGCCCAACAGCCTCCGGGCCCACGTCGGCGTCGAGAGCGGACGGGCGTCGGCCAACGCCTTCGGCCTCGACACGCACGACGGCGAGTGGCACCACGTCTGCTGTACGTGGGTCGGGTCGCGGCTGGTCATGTATCTCGACGGCGAGGAGGTCGACCGCGACAGCTCGCAGTCGGGCGATGTCGTCCACAGCGACAGACCGCTGTACATCGGTTACGGCGACAACGGCTACACCAGCTACTACGCGATGGACGGCGCCATCGACGACGTGCGGGTCTACGACCGCGCGCTCGATAGCGGCGACGTCGCGGACCTCTACGGGGGCGTCGAGACTACCACACCGACGCCGACCGGGACCGCTACGCCCACGCCGACACCGACCGAGACGGCCACACCGACGCCAACTCCCACACCGACCCAGACCGCTACACCCACGCCCACGCCAACGGCAACACCTACGCCGACACCGACTCCAACACCCACGCCGACACCGACGCCAACGCCCACACCGACGGAGCCGTCGACGCGGCCCACTCCGGTGGCCCGCTGGGCGTTCGCGGAGACCGGCGGGACGACGGTGGCCGACAGCGCCGGGAGCAACGACGGCTTCGTCCGCGGTTCGCCGACACTGGACACCGCGGGGGTGTTCGACACTTCGGGCATCGCCGTCGGCCCCGAGGACTACGTCGAGATACCTGACGCGGGGGCGCTGACGCCGACGGCGGCACTGTCTTTCGGCGGGTGGTACCGAACTACGAGCGGCGCAAACGAGCAGACGGTGCTCCAGAAGGCCGACGCCCGCTACGGCGAGGCGGGCTACGCTGTCGACGTGCAGACGCCCAACAGCCTCCGGGCCCACGTCGGCGTCGAGAGCGGGCGGGCGAGCGTGAACCCGAGCGTCGCGACCCACGACGGCGAGTGGCACCACGTCTGCTGTACGTGGGACGGCGCGGCGCTGGTCATGTATCTCGACGGCGAGGAAGTCGACCGCGACGGCTCGCAGTCCGGCACCGTGGTTCCCAGCGGGCGCTCGCTGTACGTCGGCTACGGCGACAACGGCTACACCAGCTACTACCCGATGGACGGCGCCATCGACGACGTGCGCGTCTACGACGTGGCGCTGACCGCCGACCAGGTGGGCGCGCTGGTCGCGGACATCACGACCGAGGACCCGACGCCCACGCCGACGGAGACCGACACGGCGACCGCGACGCCGATTCCGAGCGCCGAGTTCGGCGAGCGCGGCTACGGGAGCTACGGCTACGGCGGCGCGACGGACGGAGACACCCAATGA
- a CDS encoding chorismate mutase, with amino-acid sequence MSSNPEEMSLDELREEIRTIDREIVEKIAQRTYVADTIAQVKAEQGLPTTDESQEQAVMDRAGENAEQFDVDANLVKATFRLLIELNKVEQRESR; translated from the coding sequence ATGAGCTCGAACCCCGAGGAGATGTCACTGGACGAACTGCGAGAAGAGATACGCACTATCGACCGCGAAATCGTCGAGAAGATAGCCCAGCGGACCTACGTGGCCGACACCATCGCGCAGGTCAAGGCGGAGCAGGGGTTGCCGACGACCGACGAGTCACAGGAACAGGCCGTGATGGACCGCGCCGGCGAGAACGCGGAGCAGTTCGACGTCGACGCGAACCTGGTGAAGGCGACTTTTCGCCTGCTCATCGAGCTGAACAAGGTCGAACAGCGCGAGAGCCGTTGA
- a CDS encoding shikimate kinase, producing the protein MEGTARAPAAGTVLNALATGRGAAFAIDEYTTATVTLFTDREDVTGEVADAPDADTRLVERCVEYVIDAHGGAVGMPAVSGGTVRTESEVPMASGLKSSSAAANATVMATLDALDAIDRMTREDMARLGVMAARDVGVTITGAFDDASASMLGGVTVTDNDADDLLAREAVDWDVLVWTPPEQSFSADADVERCRQIAPMARLVEELALDGDYRRAMTVNGLAFCAALGFDSEPIVEGIAQVEGVSLSGTGPSFTAVGEREALEQVREYWDDRPGRTLLTTTQTEGTQTV; encoded by the coding sequence ATGGAAGGTACAGCACGAGCGCCGGCTGCCGGGACGGTCCTGAACGCGCTGGCGACGGGGCGGGGGGCGGCGTTCGCCATCGACGAGTACACCACCGCGACCGTGACGCTGTTCACGGACCGGGAGGACGTGACCGGCGAGGTCGCTGACGCGCCCGACGCGGACACGCGGCTGGTCGAGCGCTGCGTCGAGTACGTCATCGACGCCCACGGCGGCGCGGTGGGGATGCCGGCGGTGTCGGGCGGGACGGTTCGCACCGAGAGCGAGGTGCCGATGGCCTCCGGGCTCAAGAGTTCGAGCGCGGCGGCCAACGCCACCGTGATGGCGACGCTCGACGCCCTCGACGCCATCGACCGGATGACCCGCGAGGACATGGCGCGGCTGGGCGTGATGGCCGCCCGCGACGTGGGCGTCACGATAACCGGTGCCTTCGACGACGCCTCGGCGTCGATGCTGGGCGGCGTCACCGTCACGGACAACGACGCCGACGACCTGCTCGCCCGCGAGGCCGTCGACTGGGACGTGCTGGTCTGGACGCCGCCCGAGCAGTCATTCTCGGCGGACGCGGACGTCGAGCGCTGCCGGCAGATAGCTCCGATGGCCCGGCTGGTCGAGGAGCTCGCGCTCGACGGGGACTACCGGCGGGCGATGACGGTCAACGGGCTGGCCTTCTGTGCGGCGCTTGGGTTCGACAGCGAGCCCATCGTCGAGGGCATCGCACAGGTCGAGGGCGTCTCGCTCTCGGGCACCGGCCCGTCGTTCACCGCCGTCGGCGAGCGCGAGGCGCTCGAACAGGTCAGGGAGTACTGGGACGATCGGCCCGGTAGAACCTTGTTGACGACCACGCAAACTGAGGGAACACAGACAGTATGA
- a CDS encoding NAD-dependent epimerase/dehydratase family protein — protein sequence MTVLVTGATGFIGLNLLHSLDRDAVAMVRPASSTRRLPEGVDTVEADLSDPASLSSALEGVDSVVHLAAAVYDTARMSDTNVAGTERLVDAAADAGVERFVFASTIGAHPEVPAAGDSAYQQSKVASEELLFGRDHPFEVAAIYPTYIFGPRDYRLTRYEHVRPIATNRLLVPPLYTVDEYNIVHVADVVGAIDHVLDGAAGRHLVTGPNLSNKQVLGALARYTPGKCTVVNVPYGAIRWGVKPAMDLLYRVGVSPVPGEGFVKRGDYGTVREGLTEQAPVPQRPWEAAVRDTVEWYDSVGLL from the coding sequence ATGACGGTCCTCGTCACCGGCGCGACCGGCTTCATCGGGCTGAACCTGCTCCACTCGCTGGACCGGGACGCCGTGGCGATGGTGCGGCCGGCGTCGTCGACGCGGCGGCTGCCCGAGGGCGTCGACACCGTCGAGGCCGACCTCTCGGACCCGGCGTCGCTGTCGTCGGCGCTGGAGGGCGTCGACAGCGTCGTCCACCTCGCCGCGGCCGTCTACGACACTGCGCGGATGTCCGACACGAACGTCGCGGGGACCGAACGGCTCGTCGATGCGGCGGCCGACGCCGGCGTCGAGCGGTTCGTGTTCGCGAGCACCATCGGCGCACACCCGGAGGTGCCCGCGGCCGGCGACTCCGCCTACCAGCAGTCGAAGGTCGCCTCCGAGGAGCTCCTCTTCGGCCGTGACCACCCCTTCGAGGTGGCGGCCATCTACCCGACCTACATCTTCGGCCCGCGCGACTACCGGCTGACGCGCTACGAACACGTCCGCCCGATAGCGACGAACCGGCTGCTGGTCCCGCCGCTGTACACCGTCGACGAGTACAACATCGTCCACGTCGCTGACGTGGTCGGCGCCATCGACCACGTGCTGGACGGCGCGGCCGGCCGCCACCTGGTCACCGGCCCGAACCTCTCGAACAAGCAGGTCCTGGGTGCGCTGGCCCGGTACACGCCGGGCAAGTGCACCGTGGTCAACGTCCCCTACGGCGCGATTCGGTGGGGCGTCAAGCCGGCGATGGACCTGCTGTACCGGGTCGGCGTCTCGCCCGTGCCCGGCGAGGGGTTCGTCAAACGCGGCGACTACGGCACCGTCCGCGAGGGACTGACCGAACAAGCGCCGGTCCCGCAGCGACCCTGGGAGGCGGCGGTCCGGGACACAGTCGAGTGGTACGACTCGGTGGGTCTGCTGTAG
- a CDS encoding GNAT family N-acetyltransferase: MTDVTTSVHRSITEVKQGEWNAIVAQQSATGSVFERYEWLRAYEDATGADGRHVQVRKGGTLVGVHPAFLRPLPGTPFRFLGPAKPGTNGAMVATDEAAVFEAMVGELASLTGGRTIGHVLRPAGDRSVRYAARLRERGYYPSVRDCRFVVATDRPWDAVAADLSQKKRRNLRKADERGVTATDVPVTADAIETFAANHAEHVARLDGDGASAPLLRALFRHLGDRLKLFRATVDGEPAGELLAVLDDERDRLVLLLPAYDTDNFSQFPSEVLYRSAIRWGIDAGYGTCDFGETTPDFADGTFAFKTEFGGRARPTLRWERIGSRLGRLLYLLGSERVVGRLFGPRRSRPS; encoded by the coding sequence ATGACAGACGTCACGACCTCGGTCCACCGCTCTATCACCGAGGTCAAACAGGGCGAGTGGAACGCTATCGTCGCCCAGCAGTCCGCCACCGGCAGCGTCTTCGAGCGCTACGAGTGGCTCCGGGCCTACGAGGACGCGACGGGCGCCGACGGCCGGCACGTCCAGGTCCGCAAGGGCGGGACGCTCGTCGGCGTCCACCCGGCGTTCCTCCGCCCGCTGCCCGGTACGCCGTTCCGGTTTCTCGGGCCGGCCAAACCAGGCACCAACGGCGCGATGGTCGCCACCGACGAGGCCGCCGTCTTCGAGGCGATGGTCGGTGAACTGGCGTCGCTGACCGGCGGCCGGACCATCGGCCACGTGCTGCGGCCGGCCGGCGACCGCTCGGTCCGATACGCCGCACGCCTCCGGGAGCGGGGGTACTACCCGTCCGTTCGGGATTGCCGGTTCGTCGTGGCGACCGACCGGCCGTGGGACGCCGTCGCCGCCGACCTCTCGCAGAAAAAGCGCAGGAACCTCCGGAAGGCGGACGAGCGCGGCGTCACCGCGACCGACGTGCCGGTGACGGCCGATGCCATCGAGACGTTCGCGGCCAACCACGCCGAACACGTGGCACGGCTCGACGGCGACGGCGCGTCGGCGCCGCTGCTCCGGGCGCTGTTCCGACATCTCGGGGACCGGTTGAAGCTGTTCCGCGCGACGGTCGACGGCGAGCCGGCGGGCGAACTGCTGGCCGTGCTGGACGACGAACGGGACCGCCTCGTCCTCCTCCTGCCGGCCTACGACACCGACAATTTCTCGCAGTTCCCCTCCGAGGTCCTCTACCGCAGCGCCATCCGGTGGGGTATCGACGCCGGCTACGGCACCTGTGACTTCGGCGAGACGACGCCCGACTTCGCGGACGGCACGTTCGCGTTCAAAACCGAGTTCGGGGGTCGCGCCCGCCCCACGCTCCGGTGGGAGCGAATCGGCTCCCGTCTCGGGCGGCTGCTGTATCTGCTGGGCAGCGAGCGGGTCGTCGGCCGGCTCTTCGGCCCGCGACGCTCCCGTCCCAGCTGA
- a CDS encoding PQQ-dependent sugar dehydrogenase, whose protein sequence is MNDSSSDRAVSRRSLLGTLGTVGAAGLLAGCSTDERDAADGTPSNTGTKTPRSGGPDGVSRTYFDQGPTVRLEEVATGLTSPSALVTAEEDADRRFILDQAGQVYVHDAEGLQSTPFLDLSDRLVALGEGLPNWIAYDERGLLGLAFHPEFADNDLFYVRYSAPSDDSALDHVERLSEFSVSADGTRADPDSERVLFELPWERPIHQAGTVEFGPDGYLYGALGDGLNPYNAQDLDTLKGGIFRIDVDGRTGDLPYAVPEDNPLVGEDGRDELYAWGLRNPWKMAFSGDRLIAGDVGQATWEEVNVVEAGTNYGWPLKEGTHCHDPQLGTSSEEQCLVESDRGEPLVDPVLEFPHFDEEGDAVGFAVIGGHVHTGGVDALGDEYLCGVFTSSFTAASGRLLAATPQESGTWPVRELQVEGGLDIQVLSLGQDGSDSYVLGTRAPLASDPLSRDEGVVYRLTA, encoded by the coding sequence ATGAACGATTCTTCATCTGACCGTGCGGTCTCACGCCGGTCGCTGCTGGGAACGCTCGGTACCGTGGGGGCGGCCGGGCTGCTCGCCGGTTGCTCGACGGACGAACGGGACGCCGCCGACGGGACCCCCTCGAACACCGGCACCAAAACGCCGAGAAGCGGCGGCCCGGACGGCGTCTCGAGGACGTACTTCGACCAGGGGCCGACGGTCCGGCTGGAGGAAGTGGCGACGGGACTGACCTCCCCGAGTGCCCTCGTCACCGCCGAAGAGGACGCCGACCGGCGGTTCATCCTCGACCAGGCCGGGCAGGTGTACGTCCACGACGCCGAGGGGCTCCAGTCGACGCCGTTTCTGGACCTCTCCGACCGACTAGTCGCGCTCGGCGAGGGGCTGCCGAACTGGATTGCCTACGACGAGCGCGGGCTGCTCGGGCTCGCGTTCCACCCCGAGTTCGCGGATAACGACCTGTTCTACGTCCGCTACAGCGCCCCCAGCGACGATTCGGCGCTGGACCACGTCGAGCGGCTCTCGGAGTTCAGCGTCTCCGCGGACGGGACGCGGGCCGACCCCGACAGCGAGCGGGTGCTGTTCGAACTGCCGTGGGAGCGCCCCATCCACCAGGCCGGCACGGTGGAGTTCGGCCCCGACGGCTATCTCTACGGCGCGCTCGGCGACGGGCTGAACCCCTACAACGCCCAGGACCTCGACACGCTCAAGGGCGGCATCTTCAGAATCGACGTCGACGGCCGGACCGGCGACCTGCCCTACGCCGTTCCCGAAGACAACCCGCTGGTGGGGGAGGACGGTCGTGACGAACTGTACGCCTGGGGGCTTCGGAACCCGTGGAAGATGGCCTTCAGCGGCGACCGCCTCATCGCCGGCGACGTGGGCCAGGCCACGTGGGAGGAGGTCAACGTCGTCGAGGCCGGCACCAACTACGGCTGGCCGCTGAAGGAGGGCACCCACTGCCACGACCCGCAACTGGGGACCAGCTCCGAGGAGCAATGTCTGGTCGAGTCGGACCGGGGCGAGCCGCTGGTCGACCCCGTCCTGGAGTTCCCGCACTTCGACGAGGAGGGCGACGCCGTCGGCTTCGCGGTCATCGGCGGCCACGTCCACACCGGCGGCGTCGACGCGCTCGGAGACGAGTACCTCTGTGGCGTCTTCACCAGTTCGTTCACAGCGGCCTCGGGCCGACTGCTGGCGGCGACGCCACAGGAGTCGGGCACGTGGCCGGTCCGGGAGCTACAGGTCGAGGGCGGGCTGGACATACAGGTGCTCTCGCTGGGACAGGACGGCTCGGACAGCTACGTGCTGGGGACCCGGGCCCCGCTCGCGTCGGACCCGCTCAGCCGGGACGAGGGCGTCGTCTACCGGCTCACCGCCTGA
- a CDS encoding PadR family transcriptional regulator, with translation MHDLTGFQRDLLYVISGHEEPHGLAIKEELEMYYEKEIHHGRLYPNLDTLVDKGLVEKGQRDRRTNFYTLTRRGRRELDARRDWENQYVNTEADA, from the coding sequence ATGCACGACTTGACCGGCTTTCAGCGCGATCTCCTCTACGTCATCTCCGGCCACGAGGAGCCACACGGGCTCGCTATCAAGGAGGAGCTGGAGATGTACTACGAGAAGGAGATTCACCACGGCCGTCTCTACCCCAACCTCGACACCCTTGTCGATAAGGGGCTCGTCGAGAAGGGCCAGCGCGACCGCCGGACCAACTTCTACACACTGACCCGCCGGGGCCGCCGTGAACTCGACGCCCGCCGCGACTGGGAGAACCAGTACGTCAACACCGAGGCGGACGCCTAG